From one Streptomyces chromofuscus genomic stretch:
- the ngcE gene encoding N-acetylglucosamine/diacetylchitobiose ABC transporter substrate-binding protein, protein MGSTSAENAGNNGSEGVGRRALIKRSAALGLVSVPAMSFLSACASGGGDEDTSGDTQGKTSKDNPFGVKDGSKLDVVIFKGGYGDDYAKAWEAAFQKKWGVTSTHTGTQEITGKLQPRFNAGNPPDIVDNSGAQKIKIDVLYKNGQLLDLAEVLDAPSVDDPTKKVRDTVIPGTLDPGLQGGKVVALNYIYTVWGLWYSGKLFQEKGWEEPKTWDDFLAICKDAKSQGIGGLAHQGKYPYYINVAIMDLIAKKGGLDAMKAIDNLDPKAFVGSDAAQAAVEAIYDVVEKGYLMPGTNGLTHTESQTRWNQYKAAFITSGSWLENEQLKQTPSDFDMKFLPMPVLPDSVMPFEAIRAGSGEPFIIPAKAKNLPAAKEFMRMMLSREWSTLFAKEANSLTILQDGVDPSVQLRPGTQSTVEASKAAGDNTFRFLYTEWYSEMDTAIQNASNELMAQRIQPKEWLKRAQAAVNQAAKDPASKNNRRE, encoded by the coding sequence ATGGGATCCACTTCAGCCGAGAACGCCGGGAACAACGGTTCCGAAGGCGTCGGCCGCCGCGCACTGATCAAACGCTCCGCCGCGCTCGGCCTGGTCTCCGTACCCGCGATGAGCTTCCTGTCCGCGTGCGCCAGCGGCGGCGGGGACGAGGACACGTCCGGCGACACCCAGGGCAAGACGTCGAAGGACAACCCCTTCGGCGTCAAGGACGGCAGCAAGCTCGACGTCGTCATCTTCAAGGGTGGTTACGGCGACGACTACGCCAAGGCGTGGGAGGCCGCGTTCCAGAAGAAATGGGGCGTCACCTCCACGCACACCGGCACCCAGGAGATCACCGGCAAACTGCAGCCCCGTTTCAACGCGGGCAACCCGCCGGACATCGTGGACAATTCCGGTGCTCAGAAGATCAAGATCGATGTGCTGTACAAGAACGGCCAGCTGCTCGATCTCGCCGAGGTGCTGGACGCGCCGAGCGTGGACGACCCTACGAAGAAGGTCCGCGACACCGTCATTCCCGGCACGCTCGACCCGGGTCTTCAGGGCGGCAAGGTCGTCGCCCTCAACTACATCTACACGGTGTGGGGCCTTTGGTACTCCGGGAAGCTTTTCCAGGAGAAGGGCTGGGAGGAGCCGAAGACCTGGGACGACTTCCTCGCCATCTGCAAGGACGCCAAGTCCCAGGGCATCGGCGGTCTCGCCCACCAGGGCAAGTACCCGTACTACATCAATGTCGCCATCATGGACCTGATCGCCAAGAAGGGCGGTCTGGACGCCATGAAGGCGATCGACAACCTGGACCCGAAGGCGTTCGTCGGTTCCGACGCGGCACAGGCCGCCGTCGAGGCCATTTACGACGTCGTCGAGAAGGGTTATCTGATGCCCGGCACGAACGGGCTGACCCACACCGAGTCGCAGACCCGGTGGAACCAGTACAAGGCCGCTTTCATCACCAGCGGTTCCTGGCTGGAGAACGAGCAGCTGAAGCAGACGCCGTCCGACTTCGACATGAAGTTCCTGCCCATGCCGGTGCTGCCGGACAGCGTCATGCCGTTCGAGGCGATCCGGGCCGGCTCGGGAGAGCCGTTCATCATCCCGGCCAAGGCGAAGAACCTGCCGGCGGCCAAGGAGTTCATGCGGATGATGCTGTCGCGGGAGTGGTCGACGCTGTTCGCCAAGGAGGCGAACTCGCTGACCATCCTCCAGGACGGCGTCGACCCCAGCGTCCAGCTGCGGCCCGGCACGCAGTCCACGGTCGAGGCGTCCAAGGCGGCGGGGGACAACACGTTCCGGTTCCTGTACACCGAGTGGTACAGCGAGATGGACACCGCGATCCAGAACGCGTCCAACGAGCTGATGGCGCAGCGCATTCAGCCCAAGGAATGGCTGAAGCGGGCGCAGGCCGCGGTGAACCAGGCGGCGAAGGATCCCGCGTCCAAGAACAACCGTCGGGAATAG
- a CDS encoding carbohydrate ABC transporter permease: protein MRKGQYRFVAGFLFVPVALYLIFVIWPYIQTFGYSLTDWKGQSQTFDFVGLDNYKALLQDDIFMGAIWHNILFLVFIPVITILLALFFAFMLNAGGRSRAGGVSGVAGSKFYKVVYFFPQVLSLAILAVLFGAVYRSDSGGMLNGFLVQLGLVDANDPVVWLNEPDFVLWALIVVVVWHGVGFYLVLFSAAMQSIPRDIYEAALIDGAGRAQSFFRITLPLLWDSVQTAWVYLGIAAMDMFILVSTMTSGEFGGGPDHASEVMSTVMMRNFLYYGKSGYACAMGVVMLLLTLILSVVMLRATRRERVEF from the coding sequence ATGCGCAAGGGGCAGTACCGGTTCGTCGCGGGGTTTCTCTTCGTTCCCGTGGCGCTTTATCTGATCTTTGTGATCTGGCCGTACATCCAGACGTTCGGGTACTCCCTGACCGACTGGAAGGGGCAGTCGCAGACCTTCGACTTCGTCGGGCTGGACAACTACAAGGCGTTGCTCCAGGACGACATCTTCATGGGCGCCATCTGGCACAACATCCTGTTCCTGGTCTTCATCCCGGTGATCACCATTCTGCTCGCGCTGTTCTTCGCCTTCATGCTGAACGCGGGCGGACGCAGCCGGGCCGGCGGGGTCTCGGGTGTGGCCGGGTCCAAGTTCTACAAGGTGGTGTACTTCTTCCCGCAGGTGCTTTCGCTGGCGATTCTCGCGGTGCTGTTCGGCGCCGTGTACCGCAGTGACAGCGGTGGCATGCTCAACGGGTTCCTGGTGCAACTGGGACTGGTCGACGCGAACGATCCCGTCGTGTGGCTCAACGAACCCGATTTCGTGCTGTGGGCGCTGATCGTCGTCGTGGTCTGGCACGGCGTCGGGTTCTACCTGGTGCTGTTCTCCGCCGCGATGCAGTCCATTCCGCGCGACATCTACGAGGCCGCGCTCATCGACGGAGCCGGGCGGGCCCAGTCCTTCTTCCGCATCACCCTGCCGCTGCTGTGGGACTCCGTGCAGACCGCGTGGGTCTACCTCGGTATCGCGGCGATGGACATGTTCATCCTGGTGTCCACCATGACCTCTGGCGAGTTCGGCGGCGGACCGGACCATGCCAGCGAGGTCATGTCGACGGTGATGATGCGCAACTTCCTCTACTACGGGAAGAGCGGCTACGCCTGCGCCATGGGCGTGGTCATGCTGCTCCTCACCCTGATCCTGTCCGTGGTCATGCTGCGCGCCACCCGCCGCGAGCGCGTCGAGTTCTGA
- a CDS encoding carbohydrate ABC transporter permease — MSAPIKETAPAPAEGPVHRPPVRSGERRGEGVALNAFSHGFLALWALMIVLPLLWLVLSSFKTDAQIAGSAFGWPQNWSFDVFTRAWQKGIGDYFLNTVVVLAFSVPLTMLFGSMAAYVLARYRFWGNRLLYYFFVAGAMFPVFLALVPLFFMVKRLDMLNTYQGLILVYVAYSMPFTVFFMHAFFRTLPTAVFEAAILDGASHTRTFFQVMLPMAKPGLISVGIFNTLGQWNQFILPTVLMQPQTGDDPERYVLTQGLIQLQQQQGYASDLPVLFAGVTIAMIPMLVVYLSFQRQVQAGLTSATLK; from the coding sequence ATGAGCGCACCCATCAAGGAGACCGCCCCCGCCCCCGCCGAGGGGCCCGTCCACCGGCCCCCGGTCCGCTCCGGCGAGCGCAGGGGCGAGGGCGTGGCGCTGAACGCGTTCTCGCACGGGTTCCTCGCCCTGTGGGCCCTGATGATCGTCCTGCCACTGCTGTGGCTGGTCCTCAGCTCCTTCAAGACCGACGCGCAGATCGCGGGCTCGGCCTTCGGCTGGCCGCAGAACTGGTCCTTCGACGTGTTCACGCGCGCCTGGCAGAAGGGCATCGGCGACTACTTCCTCAACACGGTCGTCGTGCTCGCCTTCTCCGTGCCGCTGACCATGCTGTTCGGCTCGATGGCCGCCTACGTGCTGGCGCGCTACCGGTTCTGGGGGAACCGGCTGCTGTACTACTTCTTCGTGGCCGGCGCGATGTTCCCGGTGTTCCTGGCCCTGGTCCCGCTGTTCTTCATGGTGAAACGGCTGGACATGCTGAACACCTACCAGGGACTGATCCTGGTGTACGTCGCCTACTCGATGCCGTTCACGGTGTTCTTCATGCACGCCTTCTTCCGGACGCTGCCCACGGCGGTGTTCGAAGCGGCGATCCTCGACGGGGCTTCGCACACCCGGACCTTCTTCCAGGTCATGCTGCCGATGGCCAAGCCCGGCCTGATCAGCGTGGGGATCTTCAACACGCTCGGGCAGTGGAACCAGTTCATCCTGCCGACGGTCCTGATGCAGCCGCAGACCGGTGACGACCCCGAGCGGTACGTCCTCACCCAGGGACTGATCCAGCTCCAGCAGCAGCAGGGCTACGCCTCCGACCTGCCCGTGCTCTTCGCGGGCGTGACCATCGCGATGATCCCCATGCTGGTCGTGTACCTGTCCTTCCAGCGCCAGGTGCAGGCGGGGCTGACCTCGGCGACCTTGAAGTAA
- a CDS encoding ROK family transcriptional regulator, with product METPGSQSSLHRANLERVVRAVRLAGSLTQAEIARTTGLSAATVSNIVRELKDGGTVEVTPTSSGGRRARSVSLSGDAGIVIGVDFGHAHLRVAVGNLAHQVLAEESEPLDVDASAAQGFDRAEELVDRLIAATGVDRSKIAGVGLGVPGPIDVESGTLGSTAILPGWSGARPAEELRGRLGVPVHVDNDANLGALGELVWGSGKGVRDLAYIKVASGVGAGLVIDGKIYRGPGGTAGEIGHITLDESGPVCRCGNRGCLETFAAARYVLPLLQSSHGSDLTMEGVVRLARDGDPGCRRVIADVGRHIGSGVANLCNLLNPTRVVLGGDLAEAGELVLGPIRESVGRYAIPSAARQLSVLPGALGGRAEVLGALALALSEMGDSTLLDGSVTGALPAAAPAFT from the coding sequence GTGGAGACTCCGGGGTCGCAGTCGTCACTGCACCGAGCCAACCTGGAACGGGTGGTCCGAGCCGTACGGCTGGCCGGATCCCTGACCCAGGCGGAGATCGCGAGGACGACGGGTCTGTCCGCGGCGACGGTCTCCAACATCGTCCGCGAGCTCAAGGACGGCGGAACGGTCGAGGTCACACCCACGTCGTCGGGTGGCCGCAGGGCCCGCAGCGTCTCGCTCAGCGGTGACGCCGGCATCGTCATCGGCGTCGACTTCGGCCACGCCCACCTGCGCGTCGCGGTCGGCAACCTCGCCCACCAGGTGCTCGCCGAGGAGTCCGAGCCGCTGGATGTCGACGCCTCCGCCGCGCAGGGCTTCGACCGGGCGGAAGAGCTGGTCGACCGGCTGATCGCGGCGACCGGCGTGGACCGGTCCAAGATCGCCGGAGTGGGCCTCGGCGTACCCGGTCCGATCGACGTGGAGTCCGGCACCCTGGGCTCGACGGCCATCCTGCCCGGCTGGAGCGGCGCCCGGCCCGCCGAGGAGCTGCGGGGGCGGCTCGGCGTACCGGTGCACGTGGACAACGACGCCAACCTGGGAGCCCTCGGCGAGCTGGTCTGGGGCAGTGGCAAGGGTGTGCGGGACCTGGCGTACATCAAGGTCGCCAGCGGGGTCGGCGCGGGCCTGGTGATCGATGGGAAGATCTACCGGGGCCCCGGCGGGACGGCGGGAGAAATCGGGCATATTACACTCGATGAATCCGGCCCCGTCTGCCGTTGCGGAAACCGGGGCTGTCTGGAGACCTTCGCGGCCGCCCGCTATGTGCTCCCGCTGCTTCAGTCCAGCCACGGCAGTGACCTGACCATGGAGGGCGTCGTTCGGCTGGCGCGGGACGGTGACCCGGGCTGTCGTCGGGTGATCGCCGACGTCGGCCGTCACATCGGCAGTGGAGTCGCCAACCTGTGCAACCTGCTGAACCCGACCCGCGTGGTCCTGGGCGGTGATCTCGCCGAGGCCGGTGAGCTGGTGCTCGGGCCGATCAGGGAGTCCGTCGGCCGCTACGCCATCCCCAGCGCCGCGCGCCAACTGTCCGTGCTTCCAGGGGCACTTGGCGGCCGTGCGGAGGTGCTCGGAGCGCTCGCGCTCGCCCTCAGCGAGATGGGTGATTCGACCCTTTTGGATGGAAGTGTCACCGGCGCGCTTCCGGCCGCAGCACCTGCCTTCACTTAG
- a CDS encoding sugar ABC transporter substrate-binding protein: MRRAAVAIAAGAMAVSLAACGSAEEAGGDKDATSKPAAKGDNIKVGLLLPENKTARYEKFDRPLIEKKIKELTNGKAEIQYNNARQDANLQAQQVDTMITNKVDVLILDAVDAKAIKNSVQKAADAGIKVVAYDRLAEGPISAYTSFDNEEVGRTQGEALLEALGAKAKDSQIVMMNGSITDPNAAQFKKGAHSVLDGKVKIGKEYDTKEWSPDNANANMEAAITALGKNKIAGVYSANDGMAGGIITALKAAGIADIPVTGQDAELAAVQRIITDQQFMSVYKSYPQEAEVAAEMAVALAKGEDLGAIAKDKVSSGSAKDIPSVLVPVISLTKENINDTVIKDGIYTADEICAGNYKSACTKLGIGG; this comes from the coding sequence ATGCGTCGTGCCGCCGTTGCCATCGCCGCCGGTGCGATGGCCGTCTCGCTCGCCGCCTGTGGCAGCGCTGAGGAAGCGGGTGGCGACAAGGACGCCACCAGCAAGCCCGCCGCCAAGGGCGACAACATCAAGGTCGGCCTGCTCCTGCCGGAGAACAAGACCGCGCGCTACGAGAAGTTCGACCGGCCGCTGATCGAGAAGAAGATCAAGGAGCTGACGAACGGCAAGGCGGAGATCCAGTACAACAACGCCCGCCAGGACGCCAACCTTCAGGCGCAGCAGGTCGACACGATGATCACCAACAAGGTGGACGTGCTGATCCTGGACGCCGTGGACGCCAAGGCGATCAAGAACTCGGTGCAGAAGGCCGCGGACGCCGGCATCAAGGTGGTCGCCTACGACCGCCTCGCCGAGGGCCCGATCAGCGCCTACACCTCCTTCGACAACGAAGAGGTCGGCCGCACCCAGGGCGAGGCCCTCCTCGAGGCCCTGGGCGCCAAGGCCAAGGACAGCCAGATCGTCATGATGAACGGCTCGATCACCGACCCGAACGCCGCCCAGTTCAAGAAGGGCGCGCACTCCGTCCTCGACGGCAAGGTGAAGATCGGCAAGGAGTACGACACCAAGGAGTGGTCGCCGGACAACGCCAACGCCAACATGGAGGCGGCGATCACGGCGCTCGGCAAGAACAAGATCGCCGGTGTGTACTCCGCCAACGACGGCATGGCGGGCGGCATCATCACCGCCCTGAAGGCCGCGGGCATCGCCGACATCCCGGTCACCGGCCAGGACGCCGAGCTCGCCGCCGTGCAGCGCATCATCACCGACCAGCAGTTCATGAGCGTCTACAAGTCCTACCCGCAGGAGGCCGAGGTCGCTGCCGAGATGGCGGTCGCCCTGGCCAAGGGCGAGGACCTGGGCGCCATCGCCAAGGACAAGGTCTCCAGCGGCAGCGCCAAGGACATCCCGTCGGTCCTGGTCCCGGTCATCTCCCTGACCAAGGAGAACATCAACGACACCGTGATCAAGGACGGCATCTACACCGCCGACGAGATCTGCGCCGGTAACTACAAGTCCGCCTGCACCAAGCTCGGCATCGGCGGCTGA
- a CDS encoding ATP-binding cassette domain-containing protein — MVHVSATPVLALRGVSKRFGAVQALTDVELEVHAGEVVALVGDNGAGKSTLVKTIAGVHPIDEGVIEWEGKAVSINRPHDAQALGIATVYQDLALCDNIDVVGNLFLGRELKKWGVLDEVEMERRSRELLQTLSIRIPSVRIPIASLSGGQRQTVAIARSMLGEPKLVILDEPTAALGVEQTAQVLDLVERLRERGHAVILISHNMADVKAVADKVAVLRLGRNNGVFEVKTTSQEEIISAITGATDNAVTRRAARTNGEVSQ, encoded by the coding sequence ATGGTTCACGTGTCCGCTACGCCCGTGCTGGCGTTGCGCGGGGTCTCCAAGCGGTTCGGTGCCGTTCAGGCGCTCACCGACGTAGAGCTTGAAGTCCACGCCGGTGAGGTGGTCGCCCTGGTCGGCGACAACGGCGCCGGAAAGTCCACGCTGGTCAAGACGATCGCCGGCGTGCACCCCATCGATGAAGGCGTCATCGAATGGGAAGGCAAGGCCGTTTCGATCAACAGGCCGCACGACGCCCAGGCCCTGGGCATCGCGACCGTCTACCAGGACCTCGCGCTGTGCGACAACATCGACGTCGTCGGCAACCTCTTCCTCGGCCGTGAGCTGAAGAAGTGGGGCGTCCTCGACGAGGTCGAGATGGAGCGCCGCTCGCGCGAGCTGCTGCAGACCCTCTCGATCCGCATCCCGAGTGTGCGCATCCCGATCGCCTCGCTCTCCGGCGGTCAGCGCCAGACCGTGGCCATCGCGCGCTCGATGCTCGGTGAGCCCAAGCTCGTCATCCTCGACGAGCCGACCGCCGCCCTCGGCGTCGAGCAGACCGCCCAGGTCCTCGACCTGGTGGAGCGGCTGCGGGAACGCGGCCACGCCGTGATCCTGATCAGCCACAACATGGCCGACGTCAAGGCCGTGGCCGACAAGGTGGCCGTGCTGCGCCTCGGCCGCAACAACGGCGTCTTCGAGGTCAAGACGACCTCGCAGGAGGAGATCATCTCCGCCATCACCGGCGCCACCGACAATGCCGTGACCCGCCGTGCGGCGCGCACGAACGGGGAGGTTTCCCAGTGA
- a CDS encoding sugar ABC transporter permease: protein MSIDKTSTPAAGETAVENPEAAAAAVTAVDPRLLVREQGLAGYLGEFKRKMKAGELGSIPVVIGLIVICVVFQSLNSAFLSAQNISDITVTMVGTGMISVGIVFVLLLGEIDLSVGSVSGASSAIAAVLAVNQGWPEWAAVLFAVVAGAAIGAAHGFFFAVLGAPAFAVTLAGLLFWLGFMLQTLGENGTINLDSEGFIGKLTTYFFTDVAAAYGLAAVVTAVFFITSFLGNRRREAAGVPSRPMSDTLLRTGLLAVVSFAAAFMYNEYKGLPLATVIFLVFLVGTDFVLRRTSYGRKVFALGGSVEASRRAGINVTAVRISVFAISGGFAAIGGLFLASKIASANQSAGTGDLLMNAIAAAVIGGTSLFGGRGRTWNALLGVLVIVSIQYGLQLESIAEPVKYMITAGVLLTTVVIDSITRKTQKTAGRA, encoded by the coding sequence GTGAGCATCGACAAGACCTCCACGCCGGCGGCGGGCGAAACCGCCGTCGAGAACCCCGAGGCGGCCGCCGCAGCGGTGACCGCGGTCGACCCCCGCCTGCTGGTGCGCGAGCAGGGCCTCGCCGGTTACCTCGGCGAGTTCAAGCGCAAGATGAAGGCGGGTGAGCTGGGGTCCATCCCGGTCGTCATCGGCCTGATCGTCATCTGCGTCGTCTTCCAGAGCCTGAACTCCGCGTTCCTGTCCGCGCAGAACATCAGTGACATCACCGTCACGATGGTCGGCACCGGCATGATCTCGGTCGGCATCGTCTTCGTGCTGCTGCTCGGCGAGATCGACCTGTCCGTCGGCTCGGTCAGCGGCGCCTCCAGCGCCATCGCGGCCGTGCTCGCGGTCAACCAGGGCTGGCCGGAGTGGGCGGCGGTGCTCTTCGCCGTCGTCGCGGGTGCCGCCATCGGTGCCGCGCACGGCTTCTTCTTCGCGGTGCTCGGCGCCCCGGCGTTCGCCGTCACGCTGGCCGGTCTGCTCTTCTGGCTGGGCTTCATGCTCCAGACGCTGGGCGAGAACGGCACGATCAACCTCGACAGCGAAGGCTTCATCGGCAAGCTGACGACGTACTTCTTCACGGACGTCGCCGCCGCCTACGGCCTGGCGGCCGTGGTGACCGCGGTCTTCTTCATCACCTCGTTCCTCGGCAACCGGCGCCGTGAGGCGGCGGGCGTCCCGTCGCGGCCGATGAGCGACACGCTGCTGCGCACCGGGCTGCTCGCGGTGGTCTCGTTCGCCGCGGCGTTCATGTACAACGAGTACAAGGGCCTGCCGCTCGCGACGGTGATCTTCCTGGTGTTCCTCGTCGGCACGGACTTCGTGCTGCGCCGGACCTCCTACGGCCGCAAGGTGTTCGCGCTCGGCGGCAGCGTCGAGGCGTCGCGGCGTGCGGGCATCAACGTCACCGCGGTCCGCATCTCCGTGTTCGCGATCTCCGGCGGGTTCGCGGCGATCGGCGGCCTCTTCCTGGCCTCGAAGATCGCCTCCGCCAACCAGAGCGCCGGTACCGGCGACCTGCTGATGAACGCGATCGCGGCGGCCGTGATCGGTGGCACCAGCCTCTTCGGTGGCCGGGGCCGCACCTGGAACGCCCTGCTCGGTGTGCTGGTGATCGTCTCGATCCAGTACGGCCTCCAGCTGGAGTCCATCGCCGAGCCGGTGAAGTACATGATCACCGCGGGTGTCCTGCTGACGACGGTGGTCATCGACTCCATCACCCGCAAGACCCAGAAGACGGCCGGTCGCGCCTAG
- the dxs gene encoding 1-deoxy-D-xylulose-5-phosphate synthase produces MPLLTRITGPRDLDRLSLEELDQLAGEIRTFLVDAVSKTGGHLGPNLGVVELTIALHRVFHSPKDKVLWDTGHQSYVHKLLTGRQDFSRLKMKGGLSGYPSQAESEHDVIENSHASTVLGWADGLAKANQLRERDDHVVAVIGDGALTGGMAWEALNNIADAKDRPLVIVVNDNERSYAPTIGGLANHLATLRTTDGYERFLARTKEVLERTPVVGRPLYDTLHGAKKGLKDFIAPQGMFEDLGLKYVGPIDGHDIEALESALSRAKRFGGPVIVHCLTEKGRGYQPALQDEADRFHAVGKIHPDTGLPIASSGADWTSVFGDEMVELGKEREDIVAITAAMLQPVGLDRFAKVFPERVYDVGIAEQHGAVSAAGLAAGGLHPVFAVYATFLNRAFDQVLMDVALHKCGVTFVLDRAGITGTDGASHNGMWDMSILQVVPGLRLAAPRDAEQVRAQLREAVAVDDAPTVVRFSKGAVGPAVPAVGRIGGMDVLREPGTTTPDVLLVSVGALAPMCLEIAALLDKQGISTTVVDPRWVKPVDEAMAPLAERHRVVVTVEDNSRVGGVGSAVAQALRDAGVDVPLRDFGIPPRFLDHASRAEVMAEIGLTAPDIARQVTGLVSRLDGRYERTAADEIEAARD; encoded by the coding sequence GTGCCGCTGCTGACCCGCATCACGGGACCGCGCGATCTGGACCGGCTCAGCCTGGAGGAGCTGGACCAGCTGGCAGGCGAGATCCGGACCTTTCTCGTCGACGCGGTCTCCAAGACCGGCGGCCACCTCGGCCCCAACCTCGGCGTCGTCGAGCTGACCATCGCCCTGCACCGGGTCTTCCACTCGCCGAAGGACAAGGTGCTGTGGGACACCGGCCACCAGTCCTACGTGCACAAGCTGCTCACCGGCCGGCAGGACTTCTCCCGGCTGAAGATGAAGGGCGGCCTGTCCGGCTACCCCTCGCAGGCCGAGTCCGAGCACGACGTCATCGAGAACAGCCACGCCTCCACGGTCCTCGGCTGGGCCGACGGCCTGGCGAAGGCCAACCAGCTGCGCGAACGCGACGACCACGTGGTCGCCGTGATCGGTGACGGCGCCCTCACCGGCGGCATGGCCTGGGAGGCGCTGAACAACATCGCCGACGCCAAGGACCGCCCCCTCGTCATCGTGGTCAACGACAACGAGCGCTCCTACGCCCCCACGATCGGCGGCCTCGCCAACCACCTCGCGACCCTGCGCACCACGGACGGGTACGAGCGGTTCCTGGCGCGCACCAAGGAGGTCCTGGAGCGCACCCCGGTCGTCGGCCGGCCGCTCTACGACACCCTGCACGGCGCCAAGAAGGGGCTGAAGGACTTCATCGCGCCGCAGGGCATGTTCGAGGACCTCGGCCTGAAGTACGTCGGCCCCATCGACGGCCACGACATCGAGGCCCTGGAGTCCGCGCTCTCCCGCGCCAAGCGCTTCGGCGGGCCCGTCATCGTGCACTGCCTCACCGAGAAGGGCCGCGGCTACCAGCCCGCCCTCCAGGACGAGGCCGACCGCTTCCACGCCGTCGGCAAGATCCACCCCGACACGGGCCTGCCCATCGCCTCCTCCGGCGCCGACTGGACCTCCGTCTTCGGCGACGAGATGGTCGAGCTCGGCAAGGAGCGCGAGGACATCGTCGCCATCACGGCCGCGATGCTCCAGCCGGTCGGCCTGGACCGGTTCGCGAAGGTCTTCCCGGAGCGGGTCTACGACGTCGGCATCGCCGAGCAGCACGGCGCCGTCTCCGCCGCGGGCCTCGCCGCCGGCGGACTGCACCCCGTCTTCGCCGTGTACGCCACCTTCCTCAACCGCGCCTTCGACCAGGTGCTGATGGACGTCGCCCTGCACAAGTGCGGGGTGACCTTCGTGCTGGACCGGGCCGGCATCACCGGCACCGACGGCGCCTCCCACAACGGCATGTGGGACATGTCGATCCTCCAGGTCGTCCCGGGCCTGAGGCTCGCCGCCCCGCGCGACGCCGAGCAGGTGCGCGCCCAGCTGCGCGAGGCCGTCGCCGTCGACGACGCGCCGACCGTGGTGCGCTTCTCCAAGGGCGCCGTCGGCCCCGCCGTGCCCGCCGTGGGCCGGATCGGCGGCATGGACGTGCTCCGCGAGCCCGGCACTACCACCCCGGACGTGCTGCTCGTCTCGGTGGGCGCCCTCGCGCCGATGTGCCTGGAGATCGCCGCGCTCCTCGACAAGCAGGGCATCTCCACCACCGTCGTCGACCCGCGCTGGGTCAAGCCCGTCGACGAGGCCATGGCCCCGCTCGCCGAGCGGCACCGCGTGGTCGTCACCGTCGAGGACAACTCCCGCGTCGGCGGCGTCGGATCGGCCGTCGCCCAGGCCCTGCGGGACGCGGGCGTCGACGTACCGCTGCGCGACTTCGGCATCCCGCCGCGGTTCCTCGACCACGCCTCCCGCGCGGAGGTCATGGCGGAGATCGGGCTGACGGCCCCGGACATCGCCCGTCAGGTCACCGGCCTGGTCTCCCGGCTCGACGGACGCTACGAGCGGACGGCCGCCGACGAGATCGAGGCCGCGCGCGACTGA